Below is a genomic region from Rhinolophus sinicus isolate RSC01 linkage group LG11, ASM3656204v1, whole genome shotgun sequence.
agaaTTGTGTAACTGCTCCAAGCCTTacttttctaatctgtaaaatgggttttgTAATAGTATCTCCTTCATTCGGTTGCTCAAAGTATGAAATGAGCTAACACCTAACTTAAAACAGCGCTTGGTGAATGAATATCTCGAAGCTTTGTTTTTCACTAAGCCTTGCTTCAGGAATTGCCTCTCTACCTCTCCAACTTATCTTTCTGCACTTGTCCCAGTAGACTTTAAAAGCAGGCTATGCCAGAGTATTCCCCATGCCCAACAAACTATATTACTTGTGTAATATTGCTTGCCCAACCTTCATGATCTTTCAAAACCTAATTCAGATACTACTCCTAGGACACCCCACACCGTCAGTCCTTCTCGGCCTCCTCCCTAGAGGTCCCCAGTTCCTCCCTTAACCACAACCTTGATCCTTCTCTCAGCTCTGTGTCTGAATCTGTCTCCCCCAACACACTGGGACAAGGCTAGGATCTAACCCATTAATTTAATATTGATTTAACAAGTACTTGTGAGCAGGCACAGTACTTGGTACTATGAGTTAGGCCCTGTTCCAGGAAAGTGGTTTGAGGCAAAACATAAATAAGACTAATCTATCTCAGTATCAACCTACCTAGAAGGAATGAATAGATAGGAAGGTCCCATCTGGGAATACAGCCAGGTCTAGGGGTGTGGTCCCCTAGAACAGGGAGATTGGGAAGACGTATGGTCTTCCTCAACTCTTCAACCTTAGGTGGCCTTGGCTGTGGATGTGGGTTTCAGAGCCCAGACACCCAGCTGAAGTTGTTGGTCCGCAGTAGGTTTAGGAAGGGGAGAACAGGCCGCAGATCTGCAAGATGAGCTGCTGCGGGAGGTTCGCCAGGCTGGACCTGGGCCTTGCATCGTctctaatttcctttctttttttgaaccTTCTTCTGCCCTCCTTGCAGGGCCAGTGATGTCCGTAATGCAAAAACGTGTAGTTTAGATTTGATGCCACAAAACTGCTGTTTTTGAGCAGGGGAGGCCCTTGAGCAGATAAGCTCACTAAAGTCCTGGAGCCGCCTTAGAGTGTCTCCTTACAACAGAGCCTCTAATTTTCACATTTTGCCATCTTCCTTTACTCTCTTACACATCAGTAAAAACTGAGAGCGTCCCCTCCTAGCCAGGTGCATACGAGCCACCCCTTCAAGGGATCCAAGAATGGACTTGtccactcactcccctccccccaccacgtgaatgggacacacacacacacacacacacacacacacacacacacacacgagttccTTCCTCACATTTCTAGCCCTTCAGCAAATGGTTTCTTCCCACGAGGCAGGGCACTAGGTTTTCCCCGCCCACTCTCGGCCTTTCAGGTAGTTCACTCCACCCGGTGACTCCAGTGGGGtggtttcttcctcctctccccatggGTGGTGGATGGTCTcgcctccccccatccccaggtGCCGGTGTAGGCTAGATGCCCCGGCCCAGGCCAGAGAGTGGGACGCGCCCAAGCGGGAAGCACCGGACGAGCTCACTGCGCGGCCGCCGCGGGGGAAGCAACCGTTTCTGATCCACCTCCCCTCCTAAGTGAAGACTTCCGCCCCTGGAGAGGAGGCGGCGCCCGGGACCGGCCGTCGTCCACCGCGGGACTGCGGGCGTCCGGAAGGTCCATTGTTGCCTGAAGGGGTAAGGGTGGGCGTGGCGGAGCCACCTATTTCGAGAACACTCCAGGGCCGACCTCGCTCGCTCTTCCTGCAGGAGCTGCGGCGCCAAGATGAGCGGAGAGGGCAACCCGGCCAGCAAACCCACGCCAGTGCAGGACGTGCAGGGCGACGGGCGCTGGATGTCCCTGGTGAGCGAACCCACCCGTGACACTCAGGaatcggggtgggggtggggggctcaggAATTCAGCTGGTTTGTGCGGCTGTCACTACCTGATTGGAAAACTGAGGGCAGTTGGGGTGGTGCTGCCTAAGGAAGCAGGGCGGGGCGGGCCCAGCAGCGCGCGCGTGCCACTGACTCCCCCTTGTTCGTCCCCGCAGCACCACCGGTTCGTGGCAGACAACAAAGATAAGGAACCCGAAGTCGTCTTCATCGGGGACTCTTTGGTCCAGCTAATGCATCACTGCGAGGTGAGGCCCGTCTTCCTTCTCCTGCCCCACCCAGGCCTGGGTTCTCACTGACACACTTGGATGAAACCTCAGGCCAGGCGGGATTTGAGGTACCTGAAATATCCTCAGATAGCGCCCAGAACCCAGAATCTCCGTGTAAGGTACAACATTCTACTCAGAAGGAAATGTGTACCCTGGCTATGTCAGGCTGGGGTTGTGTATAGTGAGCTAAGGTGAGGAGGCTCTTTATTGTTTGCTTAATGGATTTGGATTTCCAAAGCTATTGTCCTTTCCACGAAGTGAAGGCCAACTGTAATAGCTCTTCACAAAGGGGGCTTGATTATAATATCTTTCCACTAAGCAAGGTTAAACCCTAATGGATTTCCTCAAAATGACGTTCAGCTGTTGATTCAATGCATAGCTCAAGCAGAATGGGTTTCTATAAAGTGAGTCTGTCTTCTATGGGGTTCTGTGAATGGGAGACTATAATAGATTTGCATAAAGTGAGGTTTGACCATATTGGGGTTTGCTCAAGGTGAAATTTAACCAGACTGTTTCCATGAAACGAGGCTCTTCCATAATGACATTTGGTTAACATTTGGACCCCGGGTGCTGGTCCATGCTTGATAGTGCGCCTGTGCCCACACCACTTCTTGCCTACAGATCTGGCGGGAgcttttctctcctctgcatGCACTTAACTTTGGCATTGGCGGTGATGGCACACAGCATGTGCTATGGCGGCTGGAGAACGGGGAGCTGGAACACATCCGGCCCAAGGTGAGCAGGGCTTGGGTGGACAACTAAAGCCCCCCTAGCCTGCCCCCTCACTATTGCTTCACGCCTCTTTCCACAGATTGTGGTGGTGTGGGTGGGTACCAACAACCATGGGCACACAGCAGAGCAGGTGGCTGGTGGCATCCAGGCCATCGTGCAACTGGTGAACGAGCGGCAGCCCCAGGCCCGAGTCGTGGTGCTGGTaaggaggagggagggcgggGAAAGAAGAATGGCAGTGGTCTGAGACCCCCTCCGGTGTAATCACAGGAGGCACAGTTCTGGGCAGCTTGGCACAGAGCAGTGGCTTTCAGGCAAAATTTCACATTGAAGCTTGCTACACCCATCAGAGCAGCTGTGGATAACAAGATGTTCAGGGACCAAGCAGCACCTTTTGCGCAGGGGAGCACTGGAGATTCTGGGGTGTCAAAAACTCGAATAACCGAAAGTTGTCAGTCATTCCTGGGGTGAATCTAGGCTCCATCACTTCTACCTCGGACGTTATTTCCTCTCTGAAAGAGGGGTTGACCCCTTGCCATTATGTCAACATTTTTATGAGCAGTACTTAGAAAGACACTAGCATCAGGTTGTTACTGAATTGGCTCAGACAGGACATCAGGCACTACAACTACCCTTCCAGTCCTCTAGTTTCCCATCCCTTCTGTATTCTGCAGCTGGGGACTTCACGGTGGGGGTTGGAAAAGTTTGACAGAGATGCTGATCAGACCCCCATGTTGGTAGGATGTCTTCTCACAACTCTTGGTGCCCCTCCTCAGGGCCTACTTCCGAGGGGCCAGCATCCTAACCCACTTCGTGAGAAAAACCGACGGGTGAACGAGCTGGTACGGGAGGCATTGGCTGGCCATCCACGTGCCCACTTCCTAGATGCCGACCCTGGCTTTGTGCACTCAGATGGCACCATAAGCCACCATGACATGTATGATTACCTGCACCTGAGCCGCCTGGGCTACACACCTGTCTGCCGGGCCCTGCACTCCCTGCTTTTGCGCCTACTGGCCCAAGACCAGGGTCAGGGTGTCCCCCTGCCAGAGCCCACCCCCTAAACATCTGCCTTCCTGCAACATTAAATTCTTATTCTTCAGTCTCCCGTCCCATTTCCTGCTTCGTGGCCAAGCCCATCTGGGTACGTCAACTTCAGCCCTGATCTATGACCCTGCAGTTCTACAATGTGTTGTTTCTGCCGAGGGCAGGCGTCACCAAACCATTAAGGCACTCTGGTTCTTGGAGTCACGTGGATTTCTACCATCACAGTAGTGCCCCAGGCAATCACTACCAATCAGTAACAGTATGTGAAAGCAGTTTGCCATCACTACCCTATAGGGTTAGGGTCACGCAATTATTCTGGGAACAGTGGCCCAACAGTCTAAGCCCAGCTCCCAAAGAAGGCCCCCCTTCTTCGCACACAGGTTTCCTGGCTGGAACTTCTGGTGCTCTGATCCTAGTTTAGATACCACTTCCTGTGGAATCTTTCTGACCCTCCCACCCACAGCAACCTCCACAGAGGGTACACATCTGTCCCCCGCAGGGGCACTGTCCACAGGCTCAGAGGGGTGTAACCCAGCAGTTCCTGGCCTGACTGTGGTGCTAGCTCAGGCCACATGGGGGCAGCAGGGGTCACCGAGGACACCGCAGCACTTGGGGGTGGGGTCTTCCAGCCTAGTGCCATCTCTGGGCTGAGACCTGTCAGGTCCAACTGGAACTTCCAAAGTTCTGAGCTGTTGCATCATCACAGCTAGGCCTTCCCCAAGCCCAGGTGTGCTGGATGGCTGGGAAAGAGGCCGAGTAGGCGTCAGGACTCCCTGAGCACCAAGCCTGGAGAGGGGCTGCCCTGTCCACAGTTAAGTCAGGGACCTGGGCCCATGGGGTCCCTCTGATGTTGGAAGGGGGTGGTCCTGGCATTGCTCTCCTCACCTCACTGGGGGGAAAATGTATAGCTCCATGGCCATCTGGGGGCAGGACTGGTACAACCAACATCCCTTCTCCCTTTACAGTGGGCAGCCACACAGGTGTGTTAAACAGCTTTAATCTCGTCATTGCGGCTTCTCGGCACAGTAAGAAATATTGCACATGATCAACATGTTTTGTTCTAGGGATGGGGACAAGGGTAGGGGAATCACCTTCTTAGAAAGTACAACCCAAGTTGGgagggcaggggggtggggagagaaaccTCCCCATGCCTGTGGCAAAGTGcaggagcccccacccccaaactaaCCTGAGTCCAGCCCCTCTGGGGGAAAAAGGGGTGCATGAACTCCCCCCTACTCCACAGACGCCTCCCTGTGGCCCAAGGCCCTCATTACCCTCCGCTTGCAGCCCTCACGCGAGCCATTTTGCATAAAGTACAAGTGAAAAGGTCTGAAGGTAACACACTCCAGGTTATGTACAGGGGCTCGGTGGAGGGAGACTGTGCCCCTGCTTCCTCTCAGCTGTCCCCCATCAcagggagggggctgtgggggGACAGGGATAGACAAGAGCAGGCTCATTCCGTCCCAAAATCGAAAGGACGAAATGGCTTTATTGGGGAGGGGGTAACCATCCTGCCCCCCCAATTCCTGCCACCTATATACTATCCATGTCCTGAGGGGGGTACTGTGGGTCCTGGGATCTCAGGGCCCCTCACCTGCCTGTGGCAGCTGTGGAGGGACCAGGGGGcggtggggagggctggggggcCCCCTCCCAGCCAGGCTGTCCGGGCCCTGGCTCTGGGGGTGGAGGCAATGGTGGGGCAGCTGGGGCTGTGCCAGAGTCCGAGCCAGGTGAGGTGGGGTCAGGGCCCCCAGCAGGGCTGGGAGTGAGGACAGGGCCGGAAGTGGAGCCAGTGGGGGGCGGTCCAGGGAGGGGCGCCTCGGCTCCCGGGGGCTGCTCCGTGGGAGTGGCCGCCTGCATAATCTTCTGCCGCACCTCACGGATCTTCAACTGCAGACAGACCTTGGAGGGGAAGATGTCTGCGTAGCGGGCCTGGAAGGCTGCCGTGGCCTGGGCTGGGGACAGAAGGAcggtggagggtggggaaggcaggGTGAGATGGGCAGGCAGGTCCTGTCCAAGTGCCCCCCAAGACTCTAAGACATGCTTACCTGATGGAAAGAAGCCGTGGTCCTGGAAGAGCTGCATGACCAGGGCCCGGCGCTGGTCCAGGGTGCGCCGCAGTGACGAGTATGGCACCTTCTCGTATTCCAGCTCCCCGAGGACATCCTCGGCTTCTGTACCTGGGAGCAATGCAGGGAACACGGTCAAGGCTACTGCAGAAGCCTGGCCACCCCACTCCCACACCAGTGTCTGAGAGTCCACCCAGCCCTCACTGAATTCTATTTCACAGCAGGGTTCCAAAAGGGGACCCACCCAAGATCATGTGGTGGCAGTGTGGGGGCCTGTTGGACTCTAGAATCCATCCTTGACCTGCTGTCCCTTTCTCTCAGCAAcacccaccccacctctcccATCTCTAACCCTGTTCCCAAGACACGCCCCCCTTGCAGGCCCTGGGTCCCCCACAGCCCCACCCGCCAAGGCACCGGCACCTGTGCGGTCAAAGGTGAAGATGTCCCCCTCGCACTTGGCACTCTTGGGGGTGTTGGGCTCTGAGCTGCAGCTGGAGCGTCTCCTCATCTTGCGTTTGGGCGAGGTGGGGTCCTCAGGGGCCGAGTCCAGGTCTGGCGAAACAAGCAGGCTCAGAGGTGGCCCCAGTCTGTCCCCAGCCTACCCCAGGGGTCCCAAGTTTGCCTACCAGTGGAGTTCTTCCTTTTCTTGCGGTAGGAGCCAAGGATGGCCCGGGGCGAGGTGGCCAGAGACTGCAGGGTGGGCGAGGGCAGAACCTCCTCCGGCCGAAACTCAGGCAGCTCTGCAAAGCGCTCTTCAAAGTCTACCTCAGACAGGACCCTGCTGGAGAGCGGGCAGGGTCACCACCCCTGCCCAGCCTGTAGCCACCCTCTCTGCCACCAACCCCACAGGCTGTGCCACAGCTCCCAGCCCATGCTCACTTGTCCACAGAGTCAAAGGTCTTCTTCAGGGGCGGGGGCCGCACCTTCACTTTCTTGCCAGTACTAGCCGCCTCCTTGCGCTCAGGAGTGTCCCCGGCTGCCCTGCCACTACTGCcctcactgctgctgctgctgctaccaggggctggggctggagctggggctgggctgggaggagtGGGAGGCTCCCCACGGCtctccaggcccagcccagggaCGCGCCAATCTGAAGATGAGCTGGGAAATTtgctggcctggggtggggatggcAAGGAGATGGAGGAACTGAGTTCAGACTTGCTGGGGCCAAACCCAGAAACAGAGATGGATGTGGACTGCCCCAGACAGAGCCTTGGAGATGGCCCAGTCACACAAACAGGAGGGACGGGTCACAGTTTGGACAGGCGTATAGGGAAGGGCAGGACagaaaaacaggcagtgggccaagGAGTAgagcccagcagcagcaggagcccCCAGGCCTGCCAGGCACTCACCATGGTCTCAGGGGCCTTGGTGCTGGTCCGCTCCTCAGCAGACAAGGGTGGCGGGGGGCTGCTCCGGGCAGTGGGAGCCCACGTCTctgggggaggtggaggggcTGGCGTTGTAGGCTGCCCCTCAAGCTCGGACTCAGGGGCAGCAGTCTCACGGGCTGTGCCAGGCTCCGAGGACTGCCGGGGTGCAGAGCCAGGCCGCCCAGGGGCACCTGCCTCAAAGGAGCCCACAGGAATGTTGGCAATGGCTGCCTTCACTTTCTGGGGGGCCTTGGGGGTTGGCCGCTGGGCCTTGGGGGCCACTAAGCTGTAGGTCATGGAGCCTGCTGGTGGGGAGAAGAACATTTGCTGAGCCAGGCCTGACTGGAGCCCATCCACTGGGTCCCCCAACTCACCCCACCCTGAGTTGGCCCAACACCCACCTGTGGCACTAGGGTAAGGGCTGGTAGGGGCCGgggtggcagtggcagtggcaggGGCTGGTGGGCCCTTGGGCAGGATCGTAGCAGCAGGAGGGGTGGTGCTGGTGGCCACAGTGTAGACCAGGCCTGGAGGGGCCTGGGATGGCTGGGCCAGGGGTGCTGAGGATGTGGGTGCGGGACTGCCAGGGTAAAACGCTGTGATGACAGGAGCTCCTGGGGCTGCGCAGGTAGGAggcagctgggggctgggcaCAGGTGACACACCCACCTGGCCAGGAGCCAGCAGCGGGGCCTGGCCTatggaaaaggaaacaggagaggCAAGAGCCCAAGTTAGGACCTGGGCTGCCTCAGCCCCACCCTGGGTCCCTAGCACTGCCTGCCAGGCTGCCCCTCACCTGAAAGCAGGGGCTGCACGAAGGCAGGGCCGCTGGGCCCCAGCGAGGTGAAGCCTAGGGCTACCGAGCTTGTGGGCCCATACGATGTGACTGTTCCAGCCTGGCTGGATGCAGAGCTGGTGCCCAAAGGCAGCGTGTGCCCACCTGCTGACTGCACATAGGTGATTCTGccacagggagaggaaagggggaagaGTGAGGCACGCCAGCTCTACCCACCCCGGTTCCTGGGCTGTCCTCCAGGTGAGGGCTCAGCTGCTATTACCTGGTAGAAGAGGGCAGCAGGaccttctgaggctgtgaggtGGGCCCGGGGAGCGTGGCTGGGCTGAGGGGTGGCACCAGGCCGCTGGGCGTGCTCACAGGCACCGGAGTCAGCTGGATGATCTATGGGCAAGGGCACCCACAGGCTACAGTGAGCAGAAgacccagagaggggcaggggggaCCAAGAACTTGGAGGATGGATCTCAGTTAAGACAAGTAGCAGAAAACTTGGGATTGGaacaaagtgaaaaaagtcagCAAAAGGTGGTAGACACACAGAAGGAACAAGGTTGCAGGCACTGAAGCCAGACTTGAGCTGCACAGAGATGCTGAAGGGAAGATGGCAAGAGAGTCCCACAGACAagcaaaaagcaggaaaaaggaagagaaaccaaAGGAAAGGGAGACAGAAATCATGGACACCAATAGCCAGGAGAGGAATGAGGGACAGATGGGGCCACAGGGAGGGTGGACTTCCTTACCTTGCTGGGTGGCTGGGCGCCATTCTGCACAGGTACTGAGAAGGGTGGGCTCACCAGGGGCAGTGGCTGGCTGGCCCCACCACCCCGAACTGACATGCTAGGCGTGGCCAGGGGCACTAGTACCTTCCCAGGCAGCAGCTGGGCTGAGCcacctgggggcggggcctgcacAGGAGAAACCGACTGGGCTGCAAGAGGTGAGAGAGGAGGTTACAAAGGAGTGGAACAGGCCTGTGTCCCGCTCCTTGCgctgcccagcccaggcctcacctttggggggtggggcagaaggtACGGACTGCAAGATAGGGATGCCAGGAGTGGGTGCAGTGGCAGCCAGGACTTTGCCGTTGGTAGAGGTGCCAGGCGGCAAGGTGAAACGGATGCTGGTGGTAGGTGCAGGGCCAGGAGCCGCTGCCTTGGTCCCAGGGGCTGGTGCTGAGGCAGGCGCCACTTGAAGCTGCTGGGGCAGCGTGGGCAGGATATACTGCACCTGGGTGATTCCCCCAGCCTTGCCCAGGGCACCTGGCTGTAGAATACCCAGGGGCACTGGCCCATTGGGGCCACTTCCAGCACCTGCTCCTGAGCCCGCAGTGGCCCCACTACCAGGGGCACCCTGGGCAATGAACTGGACAGCGGAGGGCGCCGGGGCACCATAGCCCGGGGTGCCCACCAGCAGGTTGGTGACAGTGGCAGGAGCCTTCCCCACAGTGCCCAGTAGGGGCCCAGCCACCAAATGTGGGGCTGGTGAAGTGGCTGCTGCCGACTTCTTGTCCGAATATACTAAGCTGACGCCCAGCGGGGAGCCCCCAGGTGCCCGGGACCCAGTGCCCGTTTCAGTCCTGGCACCTGCTGTGTCATTTGGAGACGCTTCTGCCCGGCCAGAGGTGGGGAAGGGCTTGGAGGCGATGGGCACAGGAGTGCTGCTGACAGGCCGCACCACGTTGGTGACCATGGTGGCGGCCGGACGGGACATGGGGGCTGCTGGGGCCCCATAGGCCAGCGATGGGGCTGGAGCTGAGGGTATGCGGCCTCCGCTGCCCTCCCGTTCGTCCTTGTTTGGAGACAGGACCAGTGTCTGCAGGACACTACCTCCCCCACCAGGAGGCGCTGCAATAACTGAGGGGCCCGGTGGCTCCAGGCCTCCCACACTTTCAGGTCTTTTACGCCGGAAGGTGGTAGGATCTGTTGGAAGGAAGCGGGTGGACTTGGAAGGTGTCACTGGGCCCCCTGACCCAGGGAGTGGGGGCCGTAGTGGGCCTGCTGTGCTGCCTTGACCTGACTCCTGGGCCTTGAAGGTCCCTGAGCCCACTGAGAAGGAGGTGGAGGCTGAGGAAGAGGCaggcgaggaggaggaggaagatggggtGGGCCCGTAGCCTTTGCCGAAGGCTGCCGATGGATCTGGGGGCCCTGGGGGCTCAGGGTCCAGTGACGGACGGCAGTGGGTGAAGGAGGAACGGATCACAGGCGAGAAAACCTTCCGGCCAAAGCTCTGGGTGGAAGAGACACGACCGAGTCAGTGAGCCTGGATACCCACATCCTGCTTGCCCCGTCCCGCCAGCAGCCAAGCCAGCCAAAAGTCATCCAGGCTGTGACCCAATACTCCATGGGGCAAGTAGTTCGCCCTCTCcaggcctttctctctctctgtcaacAAACACAGAACAGATCTTCCCCCCTCCTGAAGCTGAGTGGGACCACAGCGCCAAGTCCCAAGCCCTCACCTTGCTGCCCTCTGGGTCCTCCCCAGAGCTGTCTCCGCTCTCACTGTCGGTCACCCGCTCCTTGCACTTGAGGTCAATGTCAGTGGTGCCAAAGCCATCATCAGCTAAGGGAGCAGAGTGAAGAGCATTGGCAAAGGGGTCAAGTGCAGGTCTGGAGAACAGTCTGGATGCCAGGCTTTGGCTTCAGCTCTGCCCCAAGCCCGCAGTAAGTGTTGTCCAAGAAGGCTATTCCTCAGCCCGGGATGTGCCCACCTGCCTGAGGATGTGGGTAACAGCACCTAACACTGCGTGTGCCCAATGGCCTCGCCATGCCTGGGTCCTCCTGGTTTCCTGTCTGGCCAGGGGCTTCCTTCCCAAAGGCAGGGCTGGGCTTACTCAGTAAGGCCTGAACTGAACATGCCTGAGATCATACGCAAATGCGAAAGGATAGACAGGGGCCTGAGAACCTGGATCCAATCTCTGCCCACCCTCCAAACCTGGGCAGGAGTCTGGGCCCTGCAACTGCTCACCaatgacatcatcatccccttcCTCCTCACAGATGACCATGCGTTCCTCATCACTGGTCATGTCCTCACTGGCCGCACGCTGGGAACGGGAGGCTCGGGTGGGCAACAACGGAGGCCGCCCACTGGCCGTCAGGGCACCTCCCTCCCCAGGAGCTGTGAAGGGGGCTGGAGCCCCATACTGGGTAGAAGGCTTCGGGCCAGAGTACGACGCAGGGCCAGACACCATCTGCAGGACAGGTACAGGGAGAGTTTAGCCAGGGCTGTCACCTTGGGAAgccctccctgcctgtctcccccacccccatgtcctGCACCCCAGACCTGAGTCAATTCTTGTAGTGCCTGGCTGTCTACATCTCCGCCATCCAAGCTGTGGACCCCACTGTGGGAAAAGGCTCGAGGGCGGGCTGAGCCAGGGCCCCCGACTGTGTGCAGACGGTCTGCCCCACAGGAGCTGCTCCCCGGAGCCTTGGGGTCTGAGCTCAAAAGGGTCTGGGCAGCCACAGACAGGAGCTCCGAAGACACTgtagagtgaaaaaggaaaaatgctacAGTCACGCAGCCTGTCATCTGCACCTGGATTGGCCAAAACACCCACAGGTATTTCTAGGTACTGGGCAGAATCAAGTTGGAATTCCtgggccacccagcaaagacatGCCACCTATCAGTCCAGCATCTCCTTCCCAATGGTTCCTCCCCCTGGGACTGTAAGGAGCAAGCCCACTGCTCCCCAGGAGGCAGCCCTTCTGACATTAAGAATGCCTAGAGACAGGTTTGTATGGCATTAGCCAGCTAATAACCACTAACccgtctgagcctcagttcccacaTCACATCCCCACCCCGAGTGGTGGACCAACCCACAAGATCGCTCCAGAAAAGCGCctcagcacagtgctgggcacacgCGCCACCCTCAGTCAATAGAAACACCAATGAGGAA
It encodes:
- the CIC gene encoding protein capicua homolog isoform X6, yielding MKPMKKACAGLSGPGSGGKSPPATRAKALRRRGVGEDDQPEEEDDEVQQQPGPEEAEEGEEEEAERGPGEEGVSLELRPDDPAPGPAEDPKAEGEAGRWEPPLSRKTATFKSRAPKKKYVEEHGAGSGSGGAATAPEERARTPEEAGALGVPPRPPTSTRSSSTDTASEHSADLEDEPAEPCGPGPWPPGGTSGGYDLRQLRSQRVLARRGDGLFLPAVVRQVRRSQDLGVQFPGDRALTFYEGSPGGGVDVVLDATPPPGALVVGTAVCTCVEPGVAAYREGVVVEVATKPAAYKVRLSPGLGSQPGPPATLPQPPQLPHREPEEAVWVARSSLRLLRPPWEPEALLRKPPTGPEEEQAKPGATLPPCPAALDPKQPEDAEVSKISFGGNLGACDEGEEKHPPALGTPALLPLPPPQLLSPPPKSPAFAGPGRPGEQPSPCQEGSQGGSRSSSVASLEKGAAPAARARTPLTAAQQKYKKGDVVCTPNGIRKKFNGKQWRRLCSRDGCMKESQRRGYCSRHLSMRTKEMEGLADSGPGGAGRPAGVAAREGSTEFDWGDETSRDSEASSVAARGDSRPRLVAPADLSRFEFDECEAAVMLVSLGSSRSGTPSFSPVSTQSPFSPAPSPSPSPLFGFRPANFSPINASPVIQRTAVRSRHLSASTPKAGVLTPPDLGPHPPPPGPRERHSSGILPTFQTNLTFTVPISPGRRKTELLPHPGALGATGAGGGAAAPDFPKNDSLDSGVDSVSHTPTPSTPAGFRAVSPAVPFSRSRQPSPLLLLPPPAGLTSDPGPSVRRVPAVQRDSPVIVRNPDVPLPSKFPGEVGTAGEVRASGPGRGCRETPVPPGVSSGKPGLPPPLPAPVPITVPPAAPSAVAQPMPTFGLASSPFQPVAFHPSPAALLPVLVPSSYTSHPAPKKEVIMGRPGTVWTNVEPRSVAVFPWHSLVPFLAPSQPDPSVQPSEAQQPASHPVASNQSKEPAESAAVAHEQLPGGTGNADPGRPPGATCPESPGPGPPHALGGVEPGKGPPPTTEEEAPGPPGEPRLDSETESDHDDAFLSIMSPEIQLPLPPGKRRTQSLSALPKERDSSSEKDGRSPNKREKDHIRRPMNAFMIFSKRHRALVHQRHPNQDNRTVSKILGEWWYALGPKEKQKYHDLAFQVKEAHFKAHPDWKWCNKDRKKSSSEAKPTSLGLAGGHKETRERSMSETGTAAAPGVSSELLSVAAQTLLSSDPKAPGSSSCGADRLHTVGGPGSARPRAFSHSGVHSLDGGDVDSQALQELTQMVSGPASYSGPKPSTQYGAPAPFTAPGEGGALTASGRPPLLPTRASRSQRAASEDMTSDEERMVICEEEGDDDVIADDGFGTTDIDLKCKERVTDSESGDSSGEDPEGSKSFGRKVFSPVIRSSFTHCRPSLDPEPPGPPDPSAAFGKGYGPTPSSSSSSPASSSASTSFSVGSGTFKAQESGQGSTAGPLRPPLPGSGGPVTPSKSTRFLPTDPTTFRRKRPESVGGLEPPGPSVIAAPPGGGGSVLQTLVLSPNKDEREGSGGRIPSAPAPSLAYGAPAAPMSRPAATMVTNVVRPVSSTPVPIASKPFPTSGRAEASPNDTAGARTETGTGSRAPGGSPLGVSLVYSDKKSAAATSPAPHLVAGPLLGTVGKAPATVTNLLVGTPGYGAPAPSAVQFIAQGAPGSGATAGSGAGAGSGPNGPVPLGILQPGALGKAGGITQVQYILPTLPQQLQVAPASAPAPGTKAAAPGPAPTTSIRFTLPPGTSTNGKVLAATAPTPGIPILQSVPSAPPPKAQSVSPVQAPPPGGSAQLLPGKVLVPLATPSMSVRGGGASQPLPLVSPPFSVPVQNGAQPPSKIIQLTPVPVSTPSGLVPPLSPATLPGPTSQPQKVLLPSSTRITYVQSAGGHTLPLGTSSASSQAGTVTSYGPTSSVALGFTSLGPSGPAFVQPLLSGQAPLLAPGQVGVSPVPSPQLPPTCAAPGAPVITAFYPGSPAPTSSAPLAQPSQAPPGLVYTVATSTTPPAATILPKGPPAPATATATPAPTSPYPSATETWAPTARSSPPPPLSAEERTSTKAPETMASKFPSSSSDWRVPGLGLESRGEPPTPPSPAPAPAPAPGSSSSSSEGSSGRAAGDTPERKEAASTGKKVKVRPPPLKKTFDSVDNRVLSEVDFEERFAELPEFRPEEVLPSPTLQSLATSPRAILGSYRKKRKNSTDLDSAPEDPTSPKRKMRRRSSCSSEPNTPKSAKCEGDIFTFDRTGTEAEDVLGELEYEKVPYSSLRRTLDQRRALVMQLFQDHGFFPSAQATAAFQARYADIFPSKVCLQLKIREVRQKIMQAATPTEQPPGAEAPLPGPPPTGSTSGPVLTPSPAGGPDPTSPGSDSGTAPAAPPLPPPPEPGPGQPGWEGAPQPSPPPPGPSTAATGR